In Anabaena sphaerica FACHB-251, a genomic segment contains:
- a CDS encoding DNA adenine methylase — MISQIPKETCPRPFLKWAGGKSRLIPQYKEYFPTNYQTYYEPFLGGGAVFFHLQPTKAVLTDINADLITTYRCVRDNVEGLIELLQKHKQQHERDYYYDVRSYPEGTNLEKAARFIYLNKTCFNGLYRVNSQGKFNVPLGRYQNPGICQEDVLRIASKALYKAEIKHADFTEVLNSAINSNDFVFFDPPYYPLSGTSYFTAYSTYAFGEIQQIQLRDVFAELAKRGVKVMLSNSDCEFTRDLYHEFNIYRISAARSINSNANKRGNISEVLVTSY; from the coding sequence ATGATCAGTCAAATCCCCAAAGAAACTTGCCCACGTCCCTTTTTAAAGTGGGCGGGGGGTAAAAGTAGGTTAATTCCGCAATATAAGGAATATTTTCCTACCAATTACCAGACTTACTATGAACCCTTTTTAGGTGGAGGGGCTGTTTTTTTTCATCTGCAACCAACTAAAGCAGTTTTAACTGATATTAATGCTGATTTAATTACTACTTATCGCTGTGTTAGAGATAATGTTGAAGGATTAATTGAACTTCTACAAAAACATAAACAGCAACATGAGCGAGATTATTATTATGATGTGCGTTCCTATCCTGAAGGCACGAATTTAGAAAAAGCTGCTCGATTTATTTATCTGAACAAGACTTGTTTTAATGGTCTTTATCGAGTCAATTCTCAAGGTAAATTTAATGTGCCATTGGGTAGATATCAAAATCCTGGTATTTGTCAGGAAGATGTATTGCGAATTGCATCAAAAGCCCTTTATAAAGCTGAAATTAAACACGCAGATTTTACAGAGGTTTTGAATTCTGCGATAAACAGTAATGATTTTGTCTTTTTTGATCCCCCATATTATCCTCTAAGTGGAACAAGCTATTTTACAGCTTATAGTACCTATGCTTTTGGTGAAATTCAGCAAATTCAATTAAGAGATGTATTTGCGGAGTTAGCTAAACGTGGAGTGAAAGTTATGCTTTCTAATTCTGATTGTGAATTTACTCGTGATCTTTATCATGAGTTTAATATTTATCGGATTTCCGCTGCGAGATCGATTAATTCTAATGCTAATAAGCGGGGTAATATTAGTGAGGTTTTAGTAACTTCTTATTAG
- a CDS encoding HetZ-related protein — MKANLVNLPNSTPAFDSDVPIEDLSDTKSDTLMQLLCQEMQTQVKASTGCVQAVANRITKEVERICDKSSRIQTSGQVRSWQITLARHRLQKCLRYYQLGSRQGRVELHSSLGAIVYRHVTVAGSELGFEARYNLIEDFLQAFYIEAIKAFRRENELPEDYTPRTQLQLAEYMAFTEQYAKRRINLPGGANQQLIVLRAQGFARRQPQETTVDIEMAVDSAKTEEAESYQRNLAVQQIRSQMVAKPNFDPSEESERDRVITELMKYLESQGQSDCMNYLSLKLQDLSAPEIDQILGLTSRQRDYLQQRFKYHVEKFAKQHHWQLVHQWLGAGLEHKLGLSSQQWDTFWNQLTEQQQQIFKLKTALENDQAIAKAVQCTPKQLQKRWTQMLELAWAIRNGHAEVKTC; from the coding sequence ATGAAAGCTAACCTCGTCAATCTGCCAAATTCTACACCTGCTTTTGATAGTGATGTTCCAATCGAAGATTTATCGGATACTAAATCTGATACTTTAATGCAACTTCTTTGTCAGGAAATGCAGACTCAAGTGAAAGCTTCAACTGGCTGTGTGCAAGCTGTAGCTAATCGCATAACTAAAGAAGTAGAACGCATTTGTGATAAAAGTTCCCGCATCCAAACTTCTGGGCAAGTAAGGTCTTGGCAGATTACTTTAGCAAGACACCGTTTACAAAAGTGTCTACGTTACTATCAATTGGGTTCACGACAAGGACGGGTGGAATTACATAGCAGTTTAGGTGCTATTGTTTATCGCCACGTTACAGTTGCTGGCTCAGAATTAGGTTTTGAAGCTCGTTACAATCTGATTGAAGATTTTCTCCAAGCTTTTTATATCGAAGCGATTAAGGCTTTTCGCAGGGAAAATGAACTGCCTGAAGATTATACACCGCGTACTCAACTACAATTAGCTGAGTATATGGCTTTTACAGAGCAGTATGCTAAACGTCGGATTAATTTACCTGGTGGTGCTAATCAACAGTTGATTGTGTTACGCGCTCAAGGTTTTGCTCGTCGTCAACCCCAAGAAACGACTGTAGATATTGAAATGGCTGTGGATTCTGCTAAGACTGAAGAGGCAGAATCTTATCAACGCAATTTAGCGGTGCAACAAATTAGGTCGCAAATGGTTGCTAAACCTAATTTTGATCCCTCTGAGGAGTCGGAACGCGATCGCGTGATTACGGAGTTGATGAAATATCTGGAGTCTCAAGGCCAATCTGACTGTATGAATTATCTATCGTTGAAACTCCAAGACCTATCAGCACCAGAAATTGACCAAATTCTAGGCTTAACTAGCCGTCAGCGCGATTATTTGCAACAACGCTTTAAGTATCACGTCGAGAAGTTTGCTAAACAACACCACTGGCAATTGGTACATCAATGGTTAGGTGCTGGTTTAGAACATAAGTTGGGTTTATCTTCTCAGCAGTGGGATACTTTCTGGAATCAACTGACTGAACAGCAACAGCAAATCTTTAAGTTAAAAACTGCTTTGGAAAATGATCAGGCGATCGCTAAAGCTGTACAATGTACCCCGAAACAGCTACAAAAACGCTGGACTCAAATGCTAGAATTAGCCTGGGCTATCCGCAATGGTCATGCTGAAGTTAAGACCTGCTGA
- a CDS encoding L-threonylcarbamoyladenylate synthase, with amino-acid sequence MAKIFAIHPDNPQNRRIEDIKLALSSGAIMLYPTDTVYAIGCDLNAKSAVERVRQIKQLANDKPLTFLCPSLSNVATYAFVSDTAYRIMKRLIPGPYTFLLPATKLVPRLVQSPKRKTTGIRVPNHNVCLALLEALGNPIISTSAHLPPNDTDDEILGIDSESILSRVELFDRLDNLVDIIIETGEEPTVQVSTILDLTDEEPIITRRGLGWEAAAAWV; translated from the coding sequence ATGGCCAAGATTTTTGCGATTCATCCTGATAATCCCCAAAACCGCCGTATAGAGGATATAAAGTTGGCGCTTTCTAGTGGCGCTATCATGCTCTACCCTACTGATACAGTCTATGCAATTGGTTGTGATTTGAATGCCAAGTCGGCGGTGGAAAGAGTGCGGCAAATTAAGCAGTTAGCAAATGATAAACCACTGACCTTTTTATGTCCTTCTCTTTCTAATGTGGCAACTTATGCCTTCGTAAGTGATACAGCCTATCGGATTATGAAGCGTTTGATACCAGGTCCCTACACTTTTTTGCTACCTGCTACCAAGTTAGTACCGCGACTGGTGCAAAGTCCCAAGCGAAAAACAACAGGAATTCGAGTGCCAAATCATAATGTATGTTTGGCATTGCTGGAAGCGTTAGGAAATCCGATTATTTCGACTTCGGCACATTTACCACCAAATGACACAGATGATGAAATACTGGGAATAGATTCAGAATCTATTCTGTCACGGGTAGAGCTATTTGACCGTTTGGATAACTTGGTTGACATTATTATAGAGACAGGTGAAGAACCTACTGTTCAAGTGTCCACCATTTTAGACTTGACGGATGAAGAACCAATAATTACACGGAGGGGGTTAGGTTGGGAAGCAGCAGCTGCTTGGGTATAA
- the larC gene encoding nickel pincer cofactor biosynthesis protein LarC, translating into MNKIAYLQCPTGISGDMCLGSLVSLGVPLEYLVEKLNGLGIEQEYQLRAELVHRQTQQATKIYVDLVRHHHHHHHHEHSHHHGRHLPEIEEIILKANLPSQAEAWSLAVFRQLAVAEGAVHGIEPEKVHFHEVGAVDAIVDIVGTCLGLDWLGIDSNHEGLPLIYCSPFPTGGGTVRAAHGQMPVPVPAVLKLWEMRSCPVYSNGIDKELVTPTGAAIATTLARSFGSPPPITLKQVGLGAGSLDLPIPNILRLWLGESANENTNISDLADTSPNLETISVLETQIDDLNPQAVGYVFDALFAAGAVDVFTQSIGMKKSRPGLLLTVICHPPHLASCEEILFCETTTLGIRRTTQKRAILQREIQKVETPYGKVGVKVAWKGQAAEKVITNVQPEYEDCADLARKHNIPWREIQRLALQNWYLQNQK; encoded by the coding sequence ATGAATAAAATTGCTTATCTTCAATGTCCAACCGGAATTTCCGGTGATATGTGTCTGGGTTCCTTGGTAAGTCTGGGTGTTCCCCTAGAGTATCTAGTGGAAAAACTCAATGGTTTAGGAATTGAGCAGGAATACCAATTACGGGCAGAACTTGTCCATCGGCAAACTCAGCAAGCTACTAAAATTTACGTCGATTTAGTACGTCACCATCACCACCATCATCATCATGAACACTCTCACCATCATGGCCGTCACCTACCGGAAATAGAGGAGATAATTCTCAAAGCCAACCTACCATCACAGGCAGAAGCTTGGAGTTTAGCAGTATTCCGCCAGTTAGCCGTGGCCGAAGGGGCAGTACATGGCATTGAACCGGAAAAAGTTCATTTTCATGAGGTGGGTGCTGTAGACGCGATTGTGGATATTGTCGGTACTTGTTTGGGGTTAGATTGGTTGGGTATCGACAGCAATCACGAGGGATTACCCTTGATATACTGCTCACCTTTTCCGACCGGTGGGGGAACTGTTCGCGCTGCACATGGACAAATGCCAGTACCAGTACCCGCAGTATTGAAGTTGTGGGAAATGCGAAGTTGTCCAGTTTATAGCAACGGCATTGACAAAGAATTGGTGACACCGACAGGAGCAGCGATCGCCACTACCTTAGCCAGAAGTTTTGGTTCACCACCTCCAATTACCCTCAAACAAGTGGGACTAGGAGCAGGTTCTCTCGACTTACCCATACCCAATATACTACGGCTATGGCTCGGTGAAAGTGCAAATGAAAACACAAATATTTCAGATTTGGCCGATACTAGCCCAAATTTAGAAACAATTTCTGTCCTAGAAACCCAAATTGATGACTTAAATCCCCAAGCTGTCGGCTATGTCTTTGATGCTTTATTTGCTGCTGGTGCTGTGGATGTCTTTACTCAAAGTATAGGGATGAAAAAATCACGCCCTGGGCTTTTATTAACTGTAATTTGTCATCCACCACATTTAGCCAGTTGTGAAGAGATTTTATTTTGCGAGACCACTACTTTAGGAATTCGGCGGACTACTCAAAAACGTGCTATCTTACAACGGGAAATTCAAAAAGTAGAAACCCCGTATGGGAAAGTGGGTGTGAAAGTTGCCTGGAAAGGACAAGCAGCAGAGAAAGTCATTACCAATGTGCAGCCAGAATATGAAGATTGTGCAGACTTAGCACGAAAACATAATATTCCCTGGCGGGAAATTCAACGATTGGCTCTACAGAATTGGTATTTACAAAATCAAAAATAA
- a CDS encoding DUF6658 family protein, giving the protein MKSLINFVKNLQIRQIVTIFLVGILLIVSTACSGVKAQGANPQNTPVQAGGANNPYKSGSNEYTNLRMSTDPKVTTGSSNKKDDQASLPLNSQLFLAVNKDSEILYPGAETPLGRVKKEAELPIITEENFQHPEPGGLIQREPDLKTRIQDRIETVTEAVEKASGFLKETADEASARPELQKNPAVGR; this is encoded by the coding sequence GTGAAAAGTTTGATTAATTTCGTCAAGAACCTGCAAATACGCCAAATTGTAACTATCTTTTTAGTTGGAATATTGTTGATAGTTAGCACGGCTTGTAGCGGAGTAAAGGCTCAAGGTGCAAATCCCCAAAATACACCTGTGCAAGCTGGTGGAGCAAATAATCCTTATAAGAGTGGTAGCAACGAATATACAAATTTGCGAATGTCTACCGACCCAAAAGTAACTACTGGAAGCAGCAATAAAAAAGATGACCAAGCTAGTTTACCCTTAAATTCGCAATTATTCCTAGCGGTAAATAAAGACTCAGAAATTCTTTATCCTGGTGCAGAAACACCTTTAGGTAGAGTTAAGAAAGAAGCTGAATTACCAATCATCACTGAAGAAAATTTCCAACATCCCGAACCAGGTGGTTTAATTCAGCGCGAACCTGATTTAAAAACTCGCATCCAAGACAGAATAGAAACTGTAACAGAAGCAGTGGAAAAAGCTTCAGGCTTTTTGAAAGAAACAGCAGATGAAGCCAGTGCTAGACCTGAATTGCAAAAAAATCCAGCCGTTGGCAGATAG
- a CDS encoding lysylphosphatidylglycerol synthase domain-containing protein, translated as MKKVLRWFILGGTLFFLGKALKDNWLEVSSIRIDAAGWAILSIATGVTLLAHIWAGWIWTWVLQELNQSVSASEFIQVYLKTNIAKYLPGNVWHYYGRILAAKNANISNGAATLSVLLEPLLMTAAALMTVVLFGSELAVNNTNIWVQILQFLSLVVLLGAVHPWVLNPAIRFLYRLKNKNSQPENQSISSLSLERYPLRPLLGELIFLGLRGTGFILTMYALGSLNLSQIPLLLGAFSFAWVLGLVVPGAPGGLGVFEATAIAILQNRFPSALVISAIALYRLISILAETAGAALASLDERFTS; from the coding sequence ATGAAAAAAGTTTTACGCTGGTTCATTTTGGGGGGAACGCTGTTTTTTTTAGGGAAAGCGTTGAAGGATAATTGGCTAGAAGTGAGTTCTATCCGTATTGATGCAGCCGGATGGGCAATTTTGTCAATTGCTACAGGTGTAACTTTACTTGCACATATTTGGGCTGGTTGGATATGGACTTGGGTGTTGCAAGAGTTAAATCAATCTGTATCAGCTTCTGAATTTATCCAAGTTTATTTAAAGACAAATATTGCTAAGTATTTACCTGGTAATGTTTGGCATTATTACGGGCGCATCTTAGCGGCTAAAAATGCTAATATTTCTAATGGTGCGGCAACTTTAAGCGTTTTACTAGAACCATTACTTATGACTGCGGCGGCTTTGATGACCGTGGTTTTATTTGGTAGTGAATTGGCAGTTAATAATACTAATATTTGGGTACAAATTCTGCAATTTCTCAGTTTAGTTGTGCTGCTGGGTGCTGTTCATCCTTGGGTTTTAAATCCAGCAATTCGCTTTTTATATCGTTTAAAGAACAAAAATTCACAACCAGAAAATCAGTCTATTAGCAGTTTAAGTCTGGAACGTTATCCTCTACGTCCTTTGTTGGGTGAATTAATTTTTTTAGGATTGCGTGGAACTGGGTTTATATTAACTATGTATGCTCTGGGTTCGTTAAACTTGAGCCAAATTCCTTTATTATTAGGTGCTTTTAGTTTTGCTTGGGTATTGGGGTTGGTTGTTCCCGGTGCGCCTGGTGGTTTGGGGGTATTTGAAGCGACAGCTATAGCAATATTACAAAATCGTTTTCCTTCTGCTTTGGTAATAAGTGCGATCGCTCTCTATCGTCTCATTAGCATTTTGGCTGAAACCGCTGGTGCTGCTTTGGCTTCTCTCGATGAACGTTTTACTAGCTAG
- the ndhL gene encoding NAD(P)H-quinone oxidoreductase subunit L: MVVALLYLILAGAYLLVVPMAVMLYLKLRWYSASSVERGFMYFLVFFFFPGLLLLSPIANFRPRRRQIV, from the coding sequence ATGGTTGTAGCACTACTGTATTTGATTTTAGCCGGAGCTTATCTTCTGGTAGTACCAATGGCTGTGATGCTTTATCTAAAGCTACGCTGGTATTCAGCTAGTTCTGTAGAGCGTGGGTTTATGTACTTTTTGGTGTTCTTCTTCTTTCCGGGTTTGTTGCTGCTCTCCCCAATTGCGAATTTTCGACCCCGGCGCAGACAAATTGTTTAA
- a CDS encoding DUF3007 family protein, with the protein MRRIDAIGITLGVFLIGGLAYVGLQLVGLDGQNAGIWSQAVLVVGLIGWLATYLFRAGSKKMTYHQQREEYEKTFLQQRLDELTPEELAKIQAEIESGN; encoded by the coding sequence ATGCGACGCATTGATGCAATCGGTATTACTTTAGGCGTTTTTTTGATTGGTGGACTGGCTTATGTAGGATTGCAGCTGGTCGGTTTAGATGGTCAAAATGCGGGAATTTGGAGCCAAGCTGTGCTGGTTGTTGGTTTGATAGGTTGGTTGGCTACATATCTTTTCCGTGCGGGGAGTAAAAAAATGACCTACCATCAACAACGGGAAGAGTATGAAAAGACTTTCCTGCAACAGCGACTAGATGAACTAACTCCTGAAGAATTAGCGAAAATTCAAGCTGAGATTGAATCAGGGAATTAG
- the trpA gene encoding tryptophan synthase subunit alpha, whose amino-acid sequence MTAISRCFETLRRNHECALIPFITAGDPDLETTAKALQVLDRSGADIIELGVPYSDPLADGPVIQAAATRALARGTTLDQVLEMLQATTPSLQAPIILFTYYNPILHRGVDKFLEQIKTAGVAGLVVPDLPLEEAAGLLKPAGEVGIDLTLLVAPTSSAQRIEAIARASQGFIYLVSVTGVTGMRSQMESRVSDLLTQIRRVTDKPIGVGFGISDSEQARQVREWGADAAIVGSAIVKRLAEGTPESGLDAIAQFCQTLKTTITTPS is encoded by the coding sequence ATGACTGCAATTTCTCGTTGTTTTGAAACTTTAAGACGGAATCACGAGTGCGCTCTGATTCCGTTTATTACTGCTGGTGATCCTGATTTAGAAACGACAGCTAAGGCGTTGCAAGTTCTGGATCGCTCTGGAGCCGATATTATTGAGTTGGGTGTTCCCTATTCTGACCCTTTGGCAGATGGACCCGTTATTCAAGCAGCAGCTACCCGTGCTTTGGCAAGGGGTACTACTTTGGATCAGGTGTTGGAGATGTTGCAAGCTACTACTCCCAGTTTGCAAGCGCCAATTATTTTATTTACTTACTACAACCCAATTCTGCACCGGGGAGTTGATAAGTTTCTTGAGCAAATTAAGACTGCTGGTGTAGCAGGTTTGGTAGTTCCTGATTTGCCTTTGGAAGAGGCCGCAGGGCTATTAAAACCAGCAGGTGAGGTGGGCATTGATTTAACTCTATTGGTAGCTCCTACAAGTTCGGCCCAGAGGATTGAAGCGATCGCTCGTGCTTCTCAAGGATTTATCTATTTGGTGAGTGTGACCGGTGTGACGGGAATGCGATCGCAAATGGAAAGCCGAGTTTCAGATTTACTCACACAAATTCGTAGAGTGACAGATAAACCCATCGGCGTAGGTTTTGGAATTTCCGACTCTGAGCAAGCGCGTCAAGTGCGGGAATGGGGTGCAGATGCAGCAATTGTGGGTAGTGCTATCGTTAAGCGTTTGGCAGAAGGGACACCAGAATCAGGACTTGATGCGATCGCTCAATTTTGCCAAACTCTCAAGACAACAATCACAACTCCCTCTTGA
- a CDS encoding heterocyst differentiation related protein has protein sequence MSESMAFIGGVAVAGLAALLLLKGTNTPVQQPNFAVAPQMPGSVVAPQVMHPSMQYPPNYGQPVYPYQQPVAPNSDQRLEMEKLNMTMEKLKSDNEQLRLQNQQLQGQVQNFTQQQWQLAQQQNQQKVAALPAEQNRWWSSPIVWAVGGATLTIGGGVVVAGVLSLFSPKQRPSRTVQVIHPYHGPTPPLATVRRAEFLPSSSPETRRVETAQYDELY, from the coding sequence ATGAGTGAAAGTATGGCATTTATCGGCGGAGTTGCTGTAGCTGGGCTGGCGGCTCTCCTCTTGCTAAAAGGAACCAATACCCCCGTACAACAACCTAACTTCGCTGTTGCTCCACAAATGCCAGGTTCGGTTGTAGCGCCCCAGGTGATGCATCCATCAATGCAATACCCTCCTAACTATGGGCAACCAGTATATCCATATCAACAACCAGTAGCGCCTAATTCCGACCAGCGGCTGGAAATGGAAAAGCTGAACATGACAATGGAGAAGCTCAAAAGCGACAACGAACAACTTCGGTTGCAAAATCAACAGCTTCAAGGTCAAGTTCAAAATTTCACTCAACAACAGTGGCAGTTAGCCCAACAACAAAATCAACAAAAAGTAGCTGCACTGCCAGCTGAACAAAATCGCTGGTGGTCTTCACCCATAGTTTGGGCTGTAGGTGGTGCGACTTTGACTATTGGTGGCGGTGTTGTTGTCGCTGGAGTTTTATCTTTATTTTCTCCCAAACAACGTCCTAGCCGCACTGTACAGGTAATTCACCCCTACCACGGACCAACACCACCTTTAGCTACAGTCCGACGGGCTGAATTTTTACCATCCTCCAGCCCAGAAACCAGACGAGTGGAAACGGCTCAATACGACGAACTATATTAA
- a CDS encoding protein kinase domain-containing protein, whose protein sequence is MIGKLLDHRYQVIRILATGGFGQTYIAEDTRRPGNPICVVKHLKPVSTDQKIFETAKRLFNSEAETLEKLGNHDQIPRLLAYFDENQEFFLVQEYIDGHTLSQELIPGQPWSQNQVVQLLLEVLGILEFVHQEGVIHRDIKPDNIIRRAADYKLVLVDFGAVKQLRSPLVSVGAQLTATVAIGTPGYMPTEQGQGKPRPNSDIYSLGIIAIQALTGVPANQLQEDPNTGEILWQHFLPVNYRLAEILTKMVRYHFKDRYQTATEALQACRELMNMTSTSSISSESPRQISYQTPKRPSSIASQVFSQPTVAVSPANHVVPKPVHHERVHQDSSKPDPLPLIIGLLLAGGAAALVTNLYPNVKNVAANWTGKNSTSSKNCLAVVAANSNIRSEPSAINSDNILKTLGDASDFDVTGKRTKRGWIELKLKSGRLAWAHSDVIINNEQWVSCLRDQGVSIQTVDDTPLIASRPLPKPQPKPTAVATPSPEISDQSTSEAEKSPSSEDKQKIVEKARQKFESGDLNGAIAQLKTIPTNAASGIKETVEIMNQWQQDWAKAEALANEINKAIDNGQWDKVLAYRDNPENLPNIKYWQDKLQPMFTQAAENVAKQALPKEDNKTHKNTPTTSETPSDTDKPVNSL, encoded by the coding sequence ATGATAGGCAAACTACTAGACCATCGATACCAAGTCATACGCATTTTGGCAACGGGAGGATTTGGTCAAACCTATATTGCCGAAGATACCAGGCGGCCTGGTAATCCCATCTGCGTTGTCAAACACCTCAAACCTGTCAGCACTGACCAAAAAATCTTTGAAACTGCTAAACGTCTATTCAACAGCGAAGCCGAAACTTTGGAAAAGTTGGGTAACCATGACCAAATACCCCGACTACTCGCTTATTTTGACGAAAATCAAGAATTTTTCTTAGTCCAAGAATACATTGACGGACATACGCTGAGTCAAGAACTGATTCCCGGCCAACCTTGGAGTCAAAACCAAGTCGTGCAACTGTTGTTAGAAGTTCTAGGGATTTTAGAATTTGTCCATCAAGAAGGAGTAATTCACCGCGATATCAAGCCAGATAATATTATCCGTCGCGCTGCTGATTATAAATTAGTTTTGGTAGATTTTGGGGCTGTTAAACAATTGAGATCGCCCTTAGTGTCAGTTGGCGCACAACTCACCGCTACAGTAGCTATTGGCACACCAGGCTATATGCCTACAGAACAAGGACAAGGTAAACCTCGTCCTAATAGTGATATTTATTCTCTTGGTATCATCGCTATTCAAGCATTAACAGGAGTACCAGCTAACCAATTACAAGAAGATCCCAATACAGGTGAAATCCTTTGGCAGCATTTTCTGCCTGTAAATTACCGCTTGGCAGAAATCTTAACCAAGATGGTGCGTTATCACTTCAAAGACCGCTACCAAACAGCCACGGAAGCACTGCAAGCCTGTAGAGAGTTGATGAATATGACCTCTACATCTTCAATATCTTCTGAGTCTCCAAGACAAATTAGCTACCAAACCCCCAAACGACCATCTTCTATCGCATCTCAGGTCTTTTCACAGCCTACTGTCGCTGTTTCACCTGCTAATCATGTTGTTCCTAAACCTGTTCATCACGAAAGAGTTCATCAGGATTCTAGCAAACCTGATCCATTACCCTTGATAATTGGCTTATTATTAGCTGGTGGTGCAGCAGCTTTGGTAACAAATCTATATCCAAATGTGAAAAATGTAGCTGCTAATTGGACAGGCAAAAATAGCACATCATCAAAAAACTGCTTGGCTGTAGTTGCAGCTAATTCTAATATTCGTTCTGAACCGAGTGCGATTAATTCGGATAATATTCTCAAAACTCTTGGCGATGCTAGTGATTTTGATGTTACTGGTAAGCGAACAAAACGCGGTTGGATAGAACTTAAACTCAAATCTGGGCGTTTGGCTTGGGCGCATTCGGATGTCATTATCAATAATGAACAATGGGTTTCTTGTTTACGGGATCAAGGAGTTTCTATTCAAACCGTAGACGATACTCCCTTAATCGCATCTCGACCTCTTCCCAAACCACAACCAAAACCAACTGCTGTTGCTACTCCTAGTCCAGAAATATCTGATCAATCAACTTCTGAAGCTGAAAAATCCCCATCTAGTGAGGATAAGCAGAAAATTGTCGAAAAAGCCAGACAGAAGTTTGAATCAGGAGATTTAAACGGTGCGATCGCTCAACTTAAAACAATTCCTACAAATGCTGCTTCAGGTATCAAAGAAACGGTTGAGATCATGAATCAATGGCAGCAAGACTGGGCTAAAGCTGAAGCACTAGCTAATGAGATTAATAAAGCTATTGATAATGGTCAATGGGATAAAGTTTTAGCTTATCGAGATAATCCAGAAAATTTACCCAATATTAAATATTGGCAAGATAAATTACAACCAATGTTTACACAAGCAGCAGAAAATGTTGCTAAACAAGCTCTTCCTAAAGAAGACAACAAAACTCATAAAAATACACCAACCACTTCCGAAACGCCCAGTGATACAGACAAGCCTGTAAATAGTTTGTAA
- a CDS encoding LuxR C-terminal-related transcriptional regulator, with protein sequence MNKQQFEEILEKFKKAPVEFEVLCLVLKGLPNGEIAKSRKSAKGTISKTVSNIYEKFGIKSEFPGDQPQRDKLKDLFLQHKPEWVSNDFSVSTDENIKQLENITNKGLIPLVPSDEELVPELEEELISFAISILEEIGFDEIFKMKRALDFVGYKPKINIIADKRYQLFLEYSSNLGLSVSINKNILEPHLLNLKYWVDLGDSNWNTEIAGIFLVIPGKENLFLHSLKPKYWNILEIEGKTIGDVYLNDQENPEYYDNTTQETTKKCLEGFNKSDLSDSESYLNINENKEFNFNYTWQMVINSRAVLKDFLIYFGKILMNIQSGDTSDIDDIPF encoded by the coding sequence ATGAATAAGCAGCAGTTTGAGGAAATTCTAGAAAAGTTCAAAAAAGCACCTGTGGAATTTGAGGTGTTGTGTTTAGTGCTGAAAGGGCTTCCTAATGGTGAGATTGCTAAGTCACGGAAAAGTGCTAAAGGAACTATCAGCAAAACAGTTTCTAATATATATGAAAAGTTTGGTATTAAAAGTGAATTCCCAGGAGATCAACCTCAAAGAGATAAATTAAAGGATTTATTTCTACAGCATAAACCTGAGTGGGTAAGTAATGATTTTTCTGTCTCTACAGATGAGAATATCAAGCAGTTAGAAAATATAACCAATAAAGGTCTAATTCCATTAGTTCCATCAGATGAGGAATTAGTTCCAGAACTTGAAGAAGAGTTGATATCTTTTGCTATCAGTATACTGGAAGAGATCGGATTTGATGAAATATTTAAGATGAAAAGAGCATTGGATTTTGTTGGTTATAAACCGAAAATAAATATAATTGCAGATAAACGCTATCAACTATTTCTTGAATATTCTTCCAACTTGGGCTTAAGTGTTTCTATTAATAAAAATATTTTAGAACCACATTTACTAAATTTGAAATATTGGGTAGATCTAGGCGATAGTAATTGGAATACAGAAATAGCCGGAATTTTCTTAGTAATTCCAGGCAAAGAAAATTTATTTTTACATTCACTTAAACCTAAATATTGGAATATATTAGAAATTGAAGGTAAAACCATAGGTGATGTTTATTTAAATGACCAAGAAAATCCAGAGTATTACGATAACACAACACAGGAAACAACTAAAAAATGTCTTGAGGGATTTAATAAATCTGATCTGAGTGACAGTGAAAGTTACCTAAATATTAATGAGAATAAGGAATTTAACTTTAACTATACCTGGCAAATGGTTATAAATTCTAGAGCAGTATTAAAAGATTTTCTGATTTATTTTGGAAAAATTTTAATGAATATACAATCGGGTGACACATCTGATATTGATGATATACCTTTCTAA